The Juglans microcarpa x Juglans regia isolate MS1-56 chromosome 2S, Jm3101_v1.0, whole genome shotgun sequence genome has a window encoding:
- the LOC121252592 gene encoding probable plastidic glucose transporter 2 isoform X2: protein MRGRQREAYLMYKRIPSRDFAKIVDMEENSALLQSSTSPDTSSPSWRLSFPHVVVATITSFLFGYHMGVVNEPLESICVDLGFSGNALAEGLVVSTCLGGAFVGSLLSGWIADGVGRRRAFQLCALPMIIGASMSASTENLAGMLLGRLFVGTGMGLGPPVAALYVTEVSPAFVRGTYGSFIQIATCLGLIVALFIGIPVKEIAGWWRICFWMSTIPAAILLVAVMFCAESPHWLYKKGRTEEAETAFEKLLGGSHVKYAMAELSKSDRDGDSDIVKMSELLYGRHFRGSVIAMILMDKLGRRVLLLWSFFGMAISMALQVTAASAYVSGSGALYLSVGGMLLFVFTFALGAGPVPGLLLTEIFPSRIRAKAMAVCMSVHWVINFFVGLLFLQLLEQLGRQLLYSIFTTFCLVAVMFVKRNVVETKGKSLQEIEIALLPQD, encoded by the exons ATGCGGGGACGTCAGCGTGAAGCTTACTTGATGTACAAGCGCATACCGTCGAGAGATTTTGCAAAGATAGTTGACATGGAAGAAAACTCAG CTCTTCTACAGAGTAGTACGTCTCCAGATACTTCAAGCCCTTCATGGAGGCTTTCTTTCCCGCATGTAGTTGTTGCAACCATAACTTCATTCTTATTTGGATACCATATGGG AGTAGTCAATGAGCCACTTGAAAGCATTTGTGTAGATCTTGGTTTCAGTGGCAATGCCTTGGCAGAAG gtCTGGTTGTGAGTACATGTCTGGGTGGTGCCTTTGTTGGATCTCTTCTCAGTGGGTGGATTGCTGATGGGGTTGGGCGACGTAGAGCTTTTCAGTTGTGTGCTTTGCCTATGATTATTGGTGCTTCTATGAG CGCATCAACCGAAAATCTTGCGGGTATGCTTTTGGGACGGTTATTTGTTGGGACTGGAATGGGCTTGGGCCCCCCTGTTGCTGCTCTTTATGTGACAGAG GTTTCTCCTGCATTTGTGAGGGGTACTTATGGAAGCTTTATTCAAATTGCGACATGTCTGGGACTTATTGTAGCTCTGTTTATTGGAATCCCTGTTAAAGAAATTGCTGGCTG GTGGCGCATCTGTTTCTGGATGTCTACAATTCCAGCTGCAATACTACTTGTTGCTGTGATGTTTTGTGCAGAGAGTCCCCATTGGCTGTATAAG AAAGGAAGAACTGAGGAAGCTGAAACTGCATTTGAGAAGCTTCTAGGAGGATCACATGTCAAATATGCAATGGCTGAATTATCCAAGTCAGACAGGGATGGTGACTCTGATATTGTGAAGATGTCAGAGTTGCTTTATGGTCGCCATTTTAGAG GATCTGTTATTGCTATGATTTTGATGGATAAACTTGGAAGAAGGGTCCTCCTCCTGTGGAGCTTTTTTGGCATG GCAATATCGATGGCCCTTCAAGTCACTGCAGCAAGTGCATATGTATCAGGCTCTGGAGCTTTGTATCTATCAGTTGGCGGCATGCTGCT GTTTGTCTTTACATTTGCTCTTGGAGCTGGTCCAGTTCCAGGTCTCCTCCTAACCGAAATTTTCCCCAGCCGCATTAGGGCAAAAGCTATGGCAGTCTGTATGTCAGTTCATTGG GTGATCAATTTCTTTGTGGGGTTGCTGTTCTTGCAATTGCTGGAGCAACTTGGGCGACAGCTCTTATACTCGATTTTTACTACCTTTTGTTTAGTTGCCGTAATGTTTGTCAAACGAAATGTGGTTGAAACCAAAGGAAAATCGCTTCAAGAAATTGAGATAGCACTTCTTCCTCAAGACTAA
- the LOC121252592 gene encoding probable plastidic glucose transporter 2 isoform X1 produces MRGRQREAYLMYKRIPSRDFAKIVDMEENSALLQSSTSPDTSSPSWRLSFPHVVVATITSFLFGYHMGVVNEPLESICVDLGFSGNALAEGLVVSTCLGGAFVGSLLSGWIADGVGRRRAFQLCALPMIIGASMSASTENLAGMLLGRLFVGTGMGLGPPVAALYVTEVSPAFVRGTYGSFIQIATCLGLIVALFIGIPVKEIAGWWRICFWMSTIPAAILLVAVMFCAESPHWLYKKGRTEEAETAFEKLLGGSHVKYAMAELSKSDRDGDSDIVKMSELLYGRHFRVVFIGSTLFALQQLSGINAVFYFSSTVFKSAGVPSTLANVFIGIANLTGSVIAMILMDKLGRRVLLLWSFFGMAISMALQVTAASAYVSGSGALYLSVGGMLLFVFTFALGAGPVPGLLLTEIFPSRIRAKAMAVCMSVHWVINFFVGLLFLQLLEQLGRQLLYSIFTTFCLVAVMFVKRNVVETKGKSLQEIEIALLPQD; encoded by the exons ATGCGGGGACGTCAGCGTGAAGCTTACTTGATGTACAAGCGCATACCGTCGAGAGATTTTGCAAAGATAGTTGACATGGAAGAAAACTCAG CTCTTCTACAGAGTAGTACGTCTCCAGATACTTCAAGCCCTTCATGGAGGCTTTCTTTCCCGCATGTAGTTGTTGCAACCATAACTTCATTCTTATTTGGATACCATATGGG AGTAGTCAATGAGCCACTTGAAAGCATTTGTGTAGATCTTGGTTTCAGTGGCAATGCCTTGGCAGAAG gtCTGGTTGTGAGTACATGTCTGGGTGGTGCCTTTGTTGGATCTCTTCTCAGTGGGTGGATTGCTGATGGGGTTGGGCGACGTAGAGCTTTTCAGTTGTGTGCTTTGCCTATGATTATTGGTGCTTCTATGAG CGCATCAACCGAAAATCTTGCGGGTATGCTTTTGGGACGGTTATTTGTTGGGACTGGAATGGGCTTGGGCCCCCCTGTTGCTGCTCTTTATGTGACAGAG GTTTCTCCTGCATTTGTGAGGGGTACTTATGGAAGCTTTATTCAAATTGCGACATGTCTGGGACTTATTGTAGCTCTGTTTATTGGAATCCCTGTTAAAGAAATTGCTGGCTG GTGGCGCATCTGTTTCTGGATGTCTACAATTCCAGCTGCAATACTACTTGTTGCTGTGATGTTTTGTGCAGAGAGTCCCCATTGGCTGTATAAG AAAGGAAGAACTGAGGAAGCTGAAACTGCATTTGAGAAGCTTCTAGGAGGATCACATGTCAAATATGCAATGGCTGAATTATCCAAGTCAGACAGGGATGGTGACTCTGATATTGTGAAGATGTCAGAGTTGCTTTATGGTCGCCATTTTAGAG TTGTTTTTATTGGGTCAACCCTATTTGCTTTACAACAGCTATCTGGTATAAATgctgttttttatttctcttcgaCTGTTTTTAAAAGTGCGGGAGTGCCATCAACCCTTGCAAATGTCTTCATAGGAATTGCAAATTTAACAG GATCTGTTATTGCTATGATTTTGATGGATAAACTTGGAAGAAGGGTCCTCCTCCTGTGGAGCTTTTTTGGCATG GCAATATCGATGGCCCTTCAAGTCACTGCAGCAAGTGCATATGTATCAGGCTCTGGAGCTTTGTATCTATCAGTTGGCGGCATGCTGCT GTTTGTCTTTACATTTGCTCTTGGAGCTGGTCCAGTTCCAGGTCTCCTCCTAACCGAAATTTTCCCCAGCCGCATTAGGGCAAAAGCTATGGCAGTCTGTATGTCAGTTCATTGG GTGATCAATTTCTTTGTGGGGTTGCTGTTCTTGCAATTGCTGGAGCAACTTGGGCGACAGCTCTTATACTCGATTTTTACTACCTTTTGTTTAGTTGCCGTAATGTTTGTCAAACGAAATGTGGTTGAAACCAAAGGAAAATCGCTTCAAGAAATTGAGATAGCACTTCTTCCTCAAGACTAA